A genomic window from Nitrospirota bacterium includes:
- a CDS encoding citrate transporter: MPKHRLLLKGLGVLVTCVWPHVAYAAPAESSPASVTLWGIPVAFVLFGVTLLGVALLHRWTFEVAVTGLAVIVTYTLVTTDLNLVAHLRHEARLLANLLGLLLGFAILARQFEDSHVPEWLPKWLPDDWTGGFALLGLVAVLSTFLDNIAAAMIGGVMANKLYKGQVSVGFLAAIVAAANAGGAGSVIGDTTTTMMWIAGVPALHVAEAFIAAAAAVVFSGIVAGRAQHRRQPILKDPHRARRIDTGRLGVVGLMIAGTITANVVLDFPAVGLWVAILLGTAIRPTPWGELSRAAKGSLFLCSLVLSASLMPVKALPDPSWQTALGLGFVSAVFDNIPLTALALYQGGYDWGILAFTVGYGGSMIWFGSSAGVAICNLFPEARDTARWLAEGWHVAVAYVVGFFVMLALIGWHPDVLPH; encoded by the coding sequence GTGCCTAAGCATCGCCTGCTCCTGAAGGGTCTCGGCGTACTCGTGACGTGCGTGTGGCCTCACGTGGCGTACGCAGCCCCAGCCGAGTCCTCGCCTGCCTCGGTGACCCTTTGGGGGATCCCGGTCGCGTTCGTCCTATTCGGAGTGACCTTGCTGGGAGTAGCACTCTTGCATCGGTGGACGTTCGAGGTTGCGGTCACCGGGCTCGCAGTGATCGTCACGTACACATTGGTCACCACCGACCTAAACCTCGTCGCACACCTCAGGCATGAGGCGCGATTGCTGGCCAATCTCTTAGGGCTGCTCTTGGGCTTCGCAATCCTGGCCAGGCAGTTCGAGGACTCGCACGTCCCCGAATGGCTGCCCAAATGGTTACCAGACGACTGGACCGGCGGCTTCGCACTGTTGGGACTCGTGGCTGTGTTGTCCACGTTCCTGGACAATATCGCGGCCGCCATGATCGGCGGCGTTATGGCCAACAAGCTCTATAAGGGGCAGGTGAGCGTGGGGTTCTTGGCCGCGATCGTGGCGGCGGCCAACGCAGGCGGGGCCGGATCCGTGATCGGCGACACAACCACCACCATGATGTGGATCGCGGGCGTTCCCGCGCTTCACGTGGCCGAAGCGTTCATTGCGGCCGCCGCTGCGGTGGTGTTCTCGGGGATCGTTGCTGGACGGGCGCAACACCGACGCCAACCGATTCTCAAGGATCCGCACCGAGCTCGGCGGATCGACACCGGGCGGCTGGGGGTCGTGGGGCTGATGATCGCGGGAACCATCACGGCGAATGTGGTTCTGGACTTTCCCGCCGTGGGGCTGTGGGTGGCGATTCTGCTGGGAACCGCTATTCGGCCCACACCGTGGGGTGAACTGTCGCGCGCTGCCAAGGGCAGCCTGTTTCTTTGTTCGCTGGTGTTGTCCGCGAGTCTGATGCCGGTTAAGGCGTTGCCCGACCCCTCCTGGCAGACCGCGCTGGGGCTGGGATTCGTCAGCGCGGTGTTCGACAACATTCCGCTGACCGCGCTCGCCTTGTATCAGGGCGGCTACGACTGGGGCATCCTGGCCTTTACCGTGGGGTACGGCGGGTCCATGATCTGGTTCGGGTCGTCGGCCGGCGTGGCGATCTGCAACCTGTTTCCGGAAGCGAGAGACACCGCGCGTTGGCTGGCCGAGGGCTGGCACGTCGCAGTGGCGTACGTGGTGGGGTTCTTTGTCATGCTCGCCCTAATCGGGTGGCATCCGGATGTTCTGCCGCACTGA
- a CDS encoding sigma-70 family RNA polymerase sigma factor, translating into MSKPGDETDDATWVQRVQAGETEAFDTLVRRYQTPIYNVLLRWLGDRDEAAEVAQDVFVAAFRALGRFRGEARFSTWLYQIAINQAKNRRKALARAATHVVHNSGDPENDPLDRVPDPRPNPSDEIERRQLQRVVQGAINGLDADDALVVILRDLQQQSYQEIARILAVPEGTVKSRLYRARQALKARLVPWVSSQRIRL; encoded by the coding sequence TTGTCTAAACCTGGCGATGAGACCGATGACGCGACGTGGGTGCAGCGGGTCCAGGCCGGCGAGACCGAGGCCTTCGACACCTTGGTGCGCCGCTATCAGACGCCGATCTACAACGTGCTCCTCCGATGGCTGGGCGACCGTGACGAAGCGGCCGAGGTCGCGCAAGACGTGTTCGTGGCGGCGTTCCGGGCGCTGGGTCGCTTTCGCGGCGAGGCCCGGTTTTCCACCTGGCTCTACCAGATCGCGATCAACCAGGCGAAGAACCGACGCAAGGCCCTTGCGCGCGCGGCCACACACGTGGTCCACAACAGCGGCGATCCAGAAAACGATCCGCTCGATCGAGTTCCCGATCCGCGACCGAATCCTTCGGATGAGATCGAACGGCGGCAACTGCAGCGCGTGGTCCAAGGGGCGATCAATGGATTGGACGCTGACGACGCCCTGGTGGTCATCCTACGCGATCTGCAACAACAGTCGTACCAGGAGATCGCGCGCATATTGGCGGTGCCGGAGGGAACCGTGAAGTCGAGGCTGTACCGCGCACGCCAAGCTCTCAAGGCGCGGCTCGTGCCGTGGGTCTCTTCGCAGCGGATTCGTTTATGA
- a CDS encoding zf-HC2 domain-containing protein: MTCDAIQERLAAYVERQLDPETHRLVETHLASCPTCRAEAEALAGVIRAVADLPVEAPPPGFSQAVMARVRAEPRAPTVWERLFVPLWIKLPVHAVAWIVVIAAGWYLFRATPPVQVQVAQRSEEVVGGAAKGDELPAEPHPGPPPETAIAPTEKLPTAPGGLKPPATDADVRRMETFERQTKDEAAPGRYDAKKESGSRTTPSSVQSFSEPDQELTVALNDPPGDEQALARVRAAVERAGGSPLPTAPNTSDTVWLTINADRVDVLRQELRLLSRVPPDQPGKGDGPSMSAAAPPASLNTPLAGPGVKTDDAPVAKVRVRVTIQWAAPQQSLP; this comes from the coding sequence ATGACGTGCGATGCCATTCAAGAGCGTCTTGCCGCGTATGTGGAGCGGCAGCTCGACCCCGAAACGCACCGATTGGTCGAAACGCACCTGGCGTCCTGCCCTACCTGCCGGGCAGAAGCCGAGGCGCTGGCTGGCGTGATCCGGGCCGTGGCGGATCTGCCGGTGGAAGCTCCGCCGCCCGGATTCTCGCAAGCCGTGATGGCGAGGGTGCGGGCTGAACCGCGCGCTCCCACGGTGTGGGAACGGCTGTTCGTGCCGCTCTGGATCAAACTGCCCGTGCACGCGGTGGCGTGGATCGTGGTGATTGCCGCCGGGTGGTATCTGTTTCGCGCCACCCCGCCGGTCCAGGTGCAGGTCGCGCAACGGAGTGAAGAAGTGGTGGGTGGCGCGGCCAAGGGTGACGAGCTCCCTGCCGAGCCTCACCCTGGTCCGCCTCCGGAAACCGCAATCGCACCGACCGAGAAGCTGCCCACAGCTCCTGGCGGCCTGAAACCGCCGGCAACCGATGCGGATGTTCGGAGGATGGAGACGTTCGAGCGGCAGACCAAAGACGAGGCCGCTCCCGGTCGATACGACGCGAAGAAGGAATCGGGGTCTCGGACCACGCCTTCATCGGTCCAGTCGTTTTCCGAGCCCGACCAGGAACTGACAGTGGCCTTGAATGACCCCCCCGGAGACGAGCAGGCCCTCGCGCGCGTACGCGCCGCGGTCGAGCGAGCAGGCGGCTCGCCGCTGCCAACGGCCCCAAACACGTCGGACACCGTATGGCTCACGATCAACGCTGATCGAGTGGATGTCCTGCGTCAGGAATTGCGGCTCCTTAGCCGTGTCCCGCCAGACCAACCAGGCAAGGGCGATGGTCCGTCGATGTCGGCTGCCGCCCCACCGGCCTCGCTCAACACCCCGCTCGCCGGACCCGGAGTGAAAACCGACGATGCACCGGTCGCCAAGGTTCGGGTCCGGGTCACCATCCAGTGGGCCGCGCCCCAACAATCCCTCCCGTAG